Proteins encoded within one genomic window of Parolsenella massiliensis:
- a CDS encoding ComEC/Rec2 family competence protein — MALARLDAAVSELASTPVSQCSIVVEGDASESEGSWTVRARVLLPQGGEARVWLTSPESVARGETLRVIGRFAANGDDEWGVSSRSQGIAGRVKAVRIVDREPASGVVGVLASFREQMVSTIVPESGDGQALLAGVVAGDRRQLKASGVSDVFSSAGLSHLVAVSGAHLAVVAALVDGILLVIGVSRGVRSGCSLLLSGLFVMACGCPMSALRSWAMLVATTLGRGTGRRGHAPSGLALAGIVMCLFDPFCATDLGFQLSALSVAALSLLSRYVGSVLDVLAPPRSYRDMRLVPRSLRPSASKIRRYVRASLAASLTCQMATWALVVTTFGRLSLVAPLASVIVGPLLSPLVLVGLLACLLAFVPFIGDVSMAAAAALSSGVVGLARLLASIPFASIPVAAPPWLPLISLGVGAFLLVWWPRPSPRVLRRGATALAVLLVGAFLRLYILVPPSVTVLDVGQGDAILVRDGPHALLVDTGPSGAIAEALARQHTLWLDGVVLTHLHDDHVGGVGDLAGLVPTGSLYVGDGVSEEFDGDLEEEARLLVGSGASELRAGDELRLGGFTLACLWPKDVTSGSENEDSVCLLLTYGEGEGALKMLLTGDAESDVLAQILDEVGDIDVLKVGHHGSRVSITEGEAASLSAEVAVASAGEGNSYGHPTPECVEVLENSGSWFLCTKDHGDVTVTPGALGVGVALER; from the coding sequence GTGGCGCTGGCTCGGCTTGATGCGGCGGTGTCCGAACTGGCCTCGACGCCCGTCTCCCAGTGCTCGATCGTCGTTGAGGGCGACGCAAGCGAGAGCGAGGGATCCTGGACCGTCCGTGCGCGCGTGCTTCTCCCGCAGGGCGGGGAGGCTCGCGTGTGGCTCACATCTCCAGAATCCGTGGCACGGGGAGAGACCCTTCGTGTCATCGGGCGCTTTGCGGCCAACGGAGATGACGAGTGGGGTGTGTCGAGTCGGTCGCAGGGAATCGCCGGAAGGGTGAAGGCGGTTCGCATCGTCGATCGAGAACCAGCGAGTGGCGTGGTGGGTGTGCTTGCCTCTTTTAGGGAGCAGATGGTCTCAACCATCGTTCCCGAGAGTGGGGATGGCCAAGCGCTGCTCGCAGGTGTCGTTGCGGGAGATAGGCGGCAGCTTAAGGCGAGCGGCGTGAGCGACGTGTTCTCCTCTGCCGGGCTCTCTCATCTCGTTGCCGTCTCCGGCGCTCATCTCGCTGTCGTTGCGGCCCTCGTTGACGGAATTCTTCTCGTGATCGGCGTATCGAGGGGAGTTCGATCTGGGTGCTCCCTTCTGCTCTCTGGGTTGTTCGTGATGGCTTGCGGCTGTCCGATGTCTGCCTTGCGTTCGTGGGCCATGCTCGTTGCCACTACGTTGGGGAGGGGAACGGGCCGCCGGGGGCATGCACCCTCCGGCCTTGCGCTCGCAGGCATCGTCATGTGCCTGTTCGATCCGTTTTGTGCCACTGACCTCGGGTTTCAACTGTCTGCACTCTCGGTCGCCGCGCTATCCCTGCTCTCGCGTTACGTCGGATCGGTGCTTGATGTCCTGGCACCGCCCCGCAGCTATCGAGACATGCGACTGGTGCCGCGATCGCTTCGGCCGTCCGCCTCGAAGATCCGGAGATATGTTCGCGCGTCTCTCGCGGCCTCACTCACGTGCCAGATGGCGACGTGGGCGCTCGTCGTCACCACCTTTGGGAGGCTGTCGCTCGTGGCTCCGCTCGCAAGCGTCATCGTGGGCCCACTCCTCTCGCCGCTTGTGCTCGTGGGCCTTCTGGCCTGCCTGCTCGCGTTCGTTCCGTTCATCGGCGATGTGTCCATGGCCGCTGCGGCGGCGCTTTCCTCTGGTGTCGTCGGGCTCGCACGACTGCTGGCGTCCATTCCGTTCGCGAGTATCCCCGTCGCTGCCCCGCCGTGGCTTCCGCTTATCTCTCTCGGCGTGGGAGCGTTTCTGCTTGTCTGGTGGCCCAGGCCGTCTCCCCGCGTCCTCAGACGGGGAGCCACGGCGTTGGCCGTGCTCCTCGTTGGGGCGTTCCTTAGGCTTTACATCCTTGTACCTCCAAGCGTCACCGTGCTCGACGTGGGCCAGGGAGACGCCATCCTCGTGCGGGATGGCCCACATGCCCTGCTTGTTGACACGGGGCCCTCGGGTGCCATCGCCGAGGCGCTCGCTCGCCAGCACACGCTGTGGTTGGACGGGGTCGTGTTGACGCACCTGCATGACGACCACGTGGGTGGCGTGGGCGACCTCGCCGGGCTTGTGCCCACCGGATCACTCTACGTTGGGGACGGAGTGAGCGAGGAGTTTGATGGAGACCTTGAGGAAGAGGCGAGGCTGCTCGTAGGAAGCGGGGCGAGCGAGCTACGTGCGGGCGATGAGCTTCGCCTCGGTGGATTCACGCTTGCATGCCTGTGGCCCAAGGATGTCACGTCGGGCTCTGAGAACGAGGACTCGGTTTGCCTTCTCCTGACGTATGGCGAGGGGGAGGGCGCCCTCAAGATGCTGCTCACGGGCGATGCCGAATCAGACGTGCTTGCCCAGATTTTGGACGAGGTTGGCGACATCGACGTTCTCAAGGTGGGACACCATGGTTCGCGCGTCTCGATCACGGAAGGGGAGGCGGCCTCCCTGAGCGCCGAGGTTGCCGTGGCGAGCGCTGGCGAGGGAAACTCCTACGGGCACCCCACACCCGAGTGCGTGGAGGTCCTTGAGAATAGCGGCTCATGGTTTCTCTGCACGAAGGACCATGGAGACGTCACAGTGACGCCCGGCGCCTTAGGCGTTGGCGTCGCTCTCGAGAGGTAG
- a CDS encoding helix-hairpin-helix domain-containing protein: MAQMRGRGAGHDARGRVFLVIVAVVALVAFASLMLLKPSSGVTVERQAETERPQTAIVAATTDRLVVVVVHVDGAVVNPGVYELRSEIPRVGDAVDAAGGLVEGADTTSMNLAAPLGDGQKVHVPLQGEVAPAEAGDAAGSATAGSSDAGSSLVNINSATVEELDSLPGVGPSTAAAIVEDRDANGPFSSPEDLMRVNGIGEKKFAKLRDHVCV, from the coding sequence ATGGCGCAGATGCGTGGCAGGGGAGCGGGCCATGATGCTCGGGGCAGGGTGTTCCTCGTCATTGTGGCCGTCGTGGCCTTGGTTGCTTTTGCCTCGCTCATGCTGCTGAAGCCCTCTTCTGGCGTGACGGTCGAGCGACAGGCCGAGACTGAGCGCCCACAGACGGCGATCGTGGCGGCGACGACCGATCGGTTGGTGGTGGTCGTGGTCCACGTCGACGGCGCCGTGGTCAACCCCGGTGTCTATGAGCTGCGGTCTGAAATCCCGCGCGTGGGCGATGCGGTCGATGCCGCCGGCGGGCTTGTCGAGGGGGCGGACACGACGTCGATGAACCTTGCCGCGCCGCTCGGGGACGGACAGAAGGTGCATGTTCCCCTGCAGGGGGAAGTGGCACCTGCGGAGGCTGGGGACGCCGCTGGTTCGGCCACGGCTGGCTCCTCGGACGCGGGCTCATCGCTCGTAAACATCAATTCCGCAACGGTAGAGGAGCTGGACAGCCTGCCTGGAGTGGGCCCGTCAACGGCTGCGGCCATCGTCGAGGACAGGGATGCAAACGGCCCCTTCTCCTCTCCCGAGGACCTCATGCGCGTGAACGGCATTGGGGAGAAGAAGTTCGCCAAGCTTCGCGACCATGTCTGCGTGTGA
- the thiI gene encoding tRNA uracil 4-sulfurtransferase ThiI, with protein MTSKVCLVHYHEIGLKGKNRSTFERQLITNLKRALKGRSAHVERLAGYVRVHFEDGAVPQDVPGLIACVPGVARVSVAFKCERDPEQYNAAAVESLKGCEPFESFKVHGRRSNTDYPIHSIDLNRQVGAVLCDAFPEKKVQMHQPDVTVNVHVVQSDVYVYADAASMRGAGGLPVGTAGKVVTLLSSGFDSPVATWMVGRRGATCIPVHFSGRPMTSDASEWLTQDIVRALEPAGVIGRLYVVPFGECQREISLKAPQSLRVIMYRRLMFEVAQAVAELEGAKALVTGESLGQVASQTLDNITATNDVARIPVFRPLIGTDKIEIIDRARQIGTYDISAQTAPDCCTLFMPRRPETHAHLDAVRRAWETFDHDAMVKHLMETIEYVDFDTCSSYRPPRELKARHRELAPAEWPQGSDE; from the coding sequence GTGACTTCCAAAGTCTGCCTCGTCCACTATCACGAGATTGGTCTGAAGGGCAAGAACCGCTCTACCTTCGAGCGCCAGCTCATCACCAACCTCAAGCGCGCCCTCAAGGGGCGTTCGGCCCACGTCGAGCGCCTTGCGGGCTATGTTCGCGTCCACTTCGAGGATGGAGCCGTCCCACAGGATGTTCCTGGCCTCATTGCGTGCGTTCCCGGTGTGGCGCGTGTCTCCGTCGCCTTCAAGTGTGAGCGAGACCCCGAGCAGTACAACGCCGCGGCGGTCGAGAGCCTTAAGGGTTGCGAGCCCTTCGAGTCGTTCAAGGTGCACGGGCGCAGGTCGAACACGGACTATCCCATTCACAGCATCGACCTCAACCGTCAGGTCGGCGCCGTGCTGTGTGATGCCTTCCCTGAGAAGAAGGTCCAGATGCACCAGCCCGACGTCACGGTCAACGTGCACGTCGTGCAGTCCGACGTCTACGTCTACGCCGATGCCGCCTCCATGCGCGGTGCCGGCGGGCTTCCCGTGGGTACGGCCGGCAAGGTGGTGACGCTGCTCTCGAGCGGCTTTGACTCGCCGGTTGCCACATGGATGGTGGGACGCCGCGGTGCCACCTGCATTCCCGTGCACTTCTCGGGCAGGCCCATGACGAGCGATGCCTCCGAGTGGCTTACCCAGGACATCGTTCGTGCGCTCGAGCCCGCCGGCGTCATCGGCCGTCTGTACGTGGTTCCCTTCGGCGAGTGCCAGCGAGAGATCTCTCTCAAGGCCCCGCAGTCGCTTCGCGTGATCATGTATCGTCGTCTCATGTTCGAGGTTGCCCAGGCCGTCGCCGAGCTCGAGGGTGCCAAGGCCCTCGTCACGGGCGAGTCTCTTGGCCAGGTTGCCTCGCAGACGCTTGACAACATCACCGCCACGAACGACGTCGCGCGCATTCCGGTGTTCCGTCCGCTCATCGGCACGGACAAGATTGAGATCATCGACCGTGCCCGTCAGATCGGAACGTATGACATCAGTGCCCAGACGGCGCCTGACTGCTGCACGCTCTTCATGCCACGCCGTCCCGAGACTCATGCGCACCTCGACGCGGTTCGTCGTGCGTGGGAGACCTTCGACCACGATGCCATGGTGAAGCACCTCATGGAGACGATCGAGTACGTCGACTTCGACACGTGCTCCTCGTATCGTCCGCCTCGTGAGCTCAAGGCGAGACATCGCGAGCTGGCTCCCGCAGAGTGGCCACAGGGTTCGGACGAGTAG
- a CDS encoding DNA-directed RNA polymerase subunit omega — protein sequence MSVIKPEIDDLLEQTEHNPFLLCSVASKRACDINNMLRGQHLRVTAIQDVDDITTVVSGQDTTSIAMDEIANGTLGYVKEDFDEAIKDTNTKIGE from the coding sequence ATGTCTGTCATCAAGCCTGAAATCGACGACCTGCTGGAGCAGACCGAGCACAACCCGTTCCTGCTGTGCTCCGTTGCCTCCAAGCGCGCGTGCGACATCAACAACATGCTGCGTGGCCAGCACCTTCGCGTGACGGCCATCCAGGACGTGGACGACATCACGACCGTCGTCTCCGGCCAGGACACGACCTCCATCGCCATGGATGAGATCGCCAACGGCACGCTTGGGTACGTCAAGGAAGACTTTGACGAGGCCATCAAGGACACCAACACCAAGATTGGCGAGTAA
- the gmk gene encoding guanylate kinase — MSRTPRLFVVSGPSGAGKGTLVSLVREQRPDLGLTVSATTRQPRPGEVDGVSYHFLCKEEFASRVEAGEFLEWANVHGNCYGTLRSEVDRNLEAGRSVILEIDVQGALNVRKVYPDAVLVFIEPPSMEVLEQRLRGRGTEDEQSLELRLADAAGEMEKASEYDERVVNDDLQEACAELLRVLDSHEMN, encoded by the coding sequence GTGTCGCGCACACCCAGACTGTTCGTCGTCTCCGGACCGTCGGGCGCGGGTAAGGGCACGCTCGTCTCCCTTGTGAGGGAGCAGCGCCCCGACCTGGGCCTGACGGTCTCGGCCACAACGAGGCAGCCACGCCCAGGTGAGGTGGACGGAGTCTCGTACCACTTCCTTTGCAAGGAGGAGTTCGCCAGCCGCGTCGAGGCCGGCGAGTTTCTCGAGTGGGCCAACGTCCATGGCAACTGCTACGGCACCCTGCGCTCGGAGGTGGACCGCAACCTCGAGGCGGGCCGCTCCGTGATCCTCGAGATCGACGTCCAGGGTGCCCTCAACGTACGCAAGGTCTATCCGGACGCCGTCCTCGTCTTCATCGAGCCTCCCTCCATGGAGGTGCTTGAGCAGCGCCTTCGCGGGCGCGGCACCGAGGACGAGCAGAGCCTCGAGCTGAGGCTCGCAGACGCCGCCGGCGAGATGGAAAAGGCCAGCGAGTACGACGAGCGCGTTGTCAACGATGACCTTCAGGAGGCTTGCGCGGAGCTGCTCCGTGTTCTTGACTCCCATGAGATGAATTGA
- the mihF gene encoding integration host factor, actinobacterial type, which yields MALPQLSEEQRAANLKKAAEARHARAELREKIKTGQVTLEYVLDSDDPAATRMPVRALIESLPGYGKAKAAKIMDELEISPKRRVQGLGLRQREALLEILSK from the coding sequence ATGGCTCTCCCTCAGCTTTCCGAGGAGCAGCGCGCTGCCAACCTGAAGAAGGCCGCCGAGGCTCGTCACGCCCGTGCCGAGCTTCGCGAGAAGATCAAGACCGGTCAGGTCACGCTCGAGTACGTGCTCGACTCCGATGACCCCGCCGCCACCCGCATGCCCGTCCGCGCCCTCATCGAGTCGCTCCCGGGCTACGGCAAGGCCAAGGCCGCCAAGATCATGGACGAGCTCGAGATTTCCCCGAAGCGCCGCGTCCAGGGTCTCGGCCTTCGCCAGCGTGAGGCCCTCCTCGAGATCCTCTCGAAGTAG
- the pyrF gene encoding orotidine-5'-phosphate decarboxylase has protein sequence MGRFDNLSARDRIMVALDCGPDEARALADKLEGHATWLKVGITLIYDGGLPLVSELRNRGFKVFVDSKFHDIPHQVRGAVKSAAHTGADLVTVHGSGSEAMLRACHEGAGEALAEYGHKPYVIAITVLTSMDADELAKVGVTRPIPEQAAALAKLAVDSGLDGIVCSPREAREMRELLGPDALIVTPGVRPAGAALGDQSRVATPAAAIEAGASHIVVGRPITQAADPVAAFEAIVDELERA, from the coding sequence ATGGGTAGGTTCGACAACCTCTCCGCGCGCGACCGCATCATGGTGGCGCTCGACTGCGGCCCTGACGAGGCCCGCGCGCTTGCTGACAAGCTCGAGGGCCACGCCACCTGGCTTAAGGTCGGCATCACGCTCATCTATGACGGTGGCCTCCCGCTCGTTTCTGAGCTGCGCAATCGTGGCTTTAAGGTGTTCGTTGACTCCAAGTTCCACGACATCCCCCACCAGGTCCGCGGCGCGGTCAAGAGTGCGGCCCACACGGGCGCTGACCTCGTGACCGTCCACGGTTCCGGTTCCGAGGCGATGCTTCGCGCCTGCCACGAGGGTGCTGGGGAGGCCCTTGCAGAGTACGGCCACAAGCCCTACGTCATCGCCATCACCGTGCTCACGAGCATGGATGCTGACGAGCTCGCCAAGGTGGGCGTCACGCGCCCGATTCCCGAGCAGGCCGCCGCGCTCGCAAAGCTCGCTGTGGACTCGGGTCTCGACGGCATCGTCTGCTCGCCGCGCGAGGCCCGCGAGATGCGTGAGCTTCTCGGTCCCGATGCCCTCATCGTGACGCCCGGCGTGCGCCCGGCAGGCGCCGCGCTTGGCGACCAGAGCCGCGTGGCCACCCCAGCCGCCGCCATCGAGGCGGGGGCGAGCCACATCGTGGTTGGCAGGCCCATCACGCAGGCCGCCGACCCCGTCGCCGCTTTCGAGGCGATCGTCGACGAGCTCGAGCGCGCCTAG
- a CDS encoding dihydroorotate dehydrogenase, with translation MAVDLGGIKMKNPINTASGTFGFGWQFEGFYDVSRLGAITTKGCAAEPWPGNPAPRMAEVTSGMMNSVGLQNPGVRGLVDSYGDYLQQLSDKGTQVICQVAGHSVDEYVRAVDLFEELAPFAAGLEINISCPNIAAGGCAMGSTPEGAAEVIRAVRSHTKRPLLVKMAPARVVDVAKALEAEGADALTVINSISGMSIDVNTRKSRLSRPTGGMSGPALHPIAVRMVWEVHNAVDLPIVGVGGVMSGRDAAEFILAGATSVSVGMANLVDPTAAPRILDELTEWAESQGVSDINELIGAFEG, from the coding sequence ATGGCCGTCGACCTTGGCGGCATCAAGATGAAGAACCCCATCAACACCGCGAGCGGCACGTTCGGCTTTGGGTGGCAGTTCGAGGGCTTCTATGACGTGAGCCGCCTCGGCGCCATCACGACGAAGGGTTGCGCCGCCGAGCCCTGGCCCGGCAACCCCGCCCCGCGCATGGCCGAGGTCACGAGCGGCATGATGAACTCCGTGGGTCTGCAGAACCCCGGTGTCCGTGGCTTGGTCGACTCCTACGGCGACTACCTCCAGCAGCTCTCCGACAAAGGCACGCAGGTCATCTGCCAGGTCGCCGGCCACTCCGTGGACGAGTACGTCCGCGCCGTCGACCTGTTCGAGGAGCTCGCGCCCTTCGCCGCGGGCCTCGAGATCAACATCAGCTGCCCCAACATCGCCGCCGGCGGCTGTGCCATGGGCTCCACACCCGAGGGAGCCGCCGAGGTCATCCGAGCCGTGAGGTCCCACACGAAGCGCCCGCTGCTCGTCAAGATGGCGCCCGCCCGCGTGGTCGACGTCGCGAAGGCCCTGGAGGCCGAGGGTGCCGACGCCCTCACGGTCATCAACTCCATCTCGGGCATGTCCATCGACGTGAACACGCGCAAGAGTCGTCTGTCTCGCCCCACGGGTGGCATGAGCGGCCCCGCGCTTCATCCCATCGCCGTGCGCATGGTCTGGGAGGTCCACAACGCCGTTGACCTGCCCATCGTGGGCGTGGGTGGCGTCATGAGCGGCCGCGACGCCGCCGAGTTCATTCTCGCCGGTGCCACGAGCGTCTCCGTTGGCATGGCAAACCTCGTTGACCCTACGGCCGCACCGCGCATCCTCGACGAGCTCACCGAGTGGGCCGAGTCGCAGGGCGTGTCCGACATCAACGAGCTCATCGGCGCCTTCGAGGGATAG
- a CDS encoding dihydroorotate dehydrogenase electron transfer subunit, with amino-acid sequence MAIPTPSPARIHDFTIVENVRVAEGIMRLTIEAPRLAKAIKPGQFMNFAVPGDTTQLIRIPLSYASADADAGTVTTFYAIVGDGTRRLAAMPAGSTSTVLGPGGHGWKLPEGPGRVLVVAGGIGITPVIAAAAMAAGAGASVDAVVGALTANKLCGTDELEALGCGEVRVTTDDGTAGTKGFVTAEVGPMLGAGGYDVVLTCGPEPMMHAVAAQAQAAGVYCEVSLERMMTCGFGACNTCNVQTTDGMVGACMHGPVFDSRKVVW; translated from the coding sequence ATGGCCATACCCACCCCATCGCCCGCGCGCATCCATGACTTCACCATCGTGGAGAACGTGCGCGTCGCAGAGGGCATCATGCGCCTCACGATCGAGGCCCCGCGCCTTGCCAAGGCCATCAAGCCCGGCCAGTTCATGAACTTCGCCGTCCCCGGGGACACGACGCAGCTCATTCGCATTCCGCTGTCCTATGCCAGCGCCGACGCCGACGCGGGCACCGTGACGACGTTCTATGCCATCGTGGGCGACGGCACGCGCCGCCTGGCCGCCATGCCGGCGGGCTCCACGTCCACCGTGCTTGGCCCGGGGGGCCATGGCTGGAAGCTGCCCGAGGGCCCGGGTCGCGTGCTTGTCGTGGCCGGCGGCATCGGCATAACGCCCGTCATTGCCGCCGCGGCGATGGCCGCGGGCGCGGGCGCCTCGGTTGACGCCGTCGTGGGCGCGCTTACGGCCAACAAGCTGTGTGGCACCGACGAGCTCGAGGCCCTGGGCTGCGGCGAGGTCCGCGTCACCACCGACGACGGCACCGCCGGCACGAAGGGCTTCGTGACGGCCGAGGTCGGCCCCATGCTCGGGGCGGGCGGCTATGATGTCGTGCTCACGTGCGGCCCCGAGCCCATGATGCACGCGGTCGCCGCTCAGGCCCAGGCCGCCGGCGTTTACTGCGAGGTCTCGCTCGAGCGCATGATGACGTGCGGATTTGGCGCCTGCAACACGTGCAACGTCCAGACGACCGACGGCATGGTCGGCGCCTGCATGCACGGTCCCGTGTTCGACTCGAGGAAGGTCGTCTGGTGA
- a CDS encoding dihydroorotase, which translates to MLLIKGAHVVDPQVGLDGVYDVLIEGERIARVGERIKAPEGAEVVEADGKYLVPGLTDIHVHFRDPGYEYKETIETGSAAAAAGGFTDVATMPNTDPVVDTGEGIRYQIAKGDAAGLVHVRPIGACTRGEKGEALAEIGDMVAEGACMFSDDGHGVQSAGMLRTVMDYVRQFDRAVACHCEVRSLTEHGMVNEGRASTRLGLAGWPAAGEEIETARDIELCRLTGCALHICHISTAHGMELVRAAKAEGLPVTAEVCPHHLFLDESALDDTYDTNLKMNPPLRTAEDAAALRAGIVDGTIDCVVTDHAPHALHEKECEFEIAPFGVVGLETSLPLMLTHLVASGKMSWQRLVEVMCVNPRKVARLAPVKVEAGSVADLTLIDPQVAFEVTPELFCGKQHNSAFMGAKLTGRATDTIVAGKHVLKDCKLA; encoded by the coding sequence ATGCTGCTGATTAAGGGCGCCCACGTTGTTGACCCCCAGGTTGGTCTCGATGGTGTCTATGACGTGCTCATCGAGGGCGAGCGCATCGCCAGGGTTGGCGAGCGCATCAAGGCTCCCGAGGGCGCCGAGGTCGTCGAGGCCGACGGCAAGTACCTCGTCCCCGGCCTGACCGACATCCACGTTCACTTCCGTGACCCGGGCTACGAGTACAAGGAGACCATCGAGACGGGCTCTGCCGCCGCTGCCGCCGGTGGCTTCACCGACGTCGCCACGATGCCCAACACCGACCCGGTCGTCGACACGGGCGAAGGCATCCGCTACCAGATCGCCAAGGGCGACGCGGCCGGCCTCGTGCACGTTCGCCCCATTGGCGCCTGCACCCGCGGCGAGAAGGGCGAGGCGCTCGCCGAGATCGGCGACATGGTTGCCGAGGGCGCCTGCATGTTCTCCGATGACGGCCACGGCGTCCAGAGCGCTGGCATGCTGCGCACCGTCATGGACTACGTGCGCCAGTTCGACCGCGCCGTCGCCTGCCACTGCGAGGTCCGCTCGCTCACCGAGCACGGCATGGTGAACGAGGGCCGCGCCAGCACGCGCCTGGGCCTTGCCGGCTGGCCCGCCGCTGGCGAGGAGATCGAGACCGCCCGCGACATCGAGCTGTGCCGCCTCACGGGCTGCGCCCTGCACATCTGCCACATCTCCACGGCCCATGGCATGGAGCTCGTGCGCGCGGCCAAGGCCGAGGGCCTGCCCGTCACGGCCGAGGTGTGCCCGCACCACCTGTTCCTCGACGAGTCCGCGCTCGATGACACGTATGACACGAACCTCAAGATGAACCCGCCCCTGCGCACGGCCGAGGACGCCGCCGCGCTGCGCGCCGGCATCGTTGACGGCACGATCGACTGCGTCGTCACCGATCACGCCCCGCACGCCCTCCACGAGAAGGAGTGCGAGTTCGAGATCGCCCCGTTCGGCGTCGTGGGCCTCGAGACGAGCCTCCCGCTCATGCTCACGCACCTCGTGGCCTCCGGCAAGATGAGCTGGCAGCGCCTCGTCGAGGTCATGTGCGTGAACCCGCGCAAGGTCGCGCGCCTGGCTCCCGTCAAGGTCGAGGCCGGCTCGGTCGCCGACCTCACGCTCATCGACCCGCAGGTCGCCTTCGAGGTCACGCCGGAGCTGTTCTGCGGCAAGCAGCACAACTCGGCGTTCATGGGCGCCAAGCTCACGGGCCGTGCCACGGACACCATCGTCGCCGGCAAGCACGTCCTCAAGGACTGCAAGCTCGCCTAG
- a CDS encoding aspartate carbamoyltransferase catalytic subunit, giving the protein MLSVRNLINTTDLTADDITQILDTARSMEEINHRTIKKVPALRGRTIVNLFLEPSTRTRSSFEIAEKRLSADSLNVAGSSSSVSKGECLEDTIKTLDSYGIDMFVCRARNAGTAERITQYTDARVINAGDGKHAHPTQALLDLYTMREHFGKLDGLKVAIVGDLLHSRVVGSLAPALRTMGAKVTLVGPPTFQLPDPEVFGAEETYDFDSVIEDADVVYMLRVQLERMEGATIPSKREYNRLWGLNAERHARMKEGALVMHPGPMNRGMEIDSIPADAQNSFVTRQVAAGLYTRMAEMYLLLGGEENAAD; this is encoded by the coding sequence ATGCTCTCCGTACGCAACCTCATCAATACGACGGACCTTACGGCCGACGACATCACGCAGATCCTCGACACCGCCCGTTCGATGGAGGAGATCAACCACCGCACGATCAAGAAGGTGCCGGCGCTTCGTGGCCGCACGATCGTGAACCTGTTCCTCGAGCCCTCCACGCGCACGCGCTCCTCGTTCGAGATCGCCGAGAAGCGCCTGTCGGCAGACTCCCTCAACGTCGCCGGCTCCAGCTCCTCGGTCTCCAAGGGCGAGTGCCTCGAGGACACCATCAAGACGCTCGACTCCTACGGCATCGACATGTTCGTGTGCCGCGCCCGCAACGCCGGCACGGCCGAGCGCATCACCCAGTACACCGACGCCCGCGTCATCAACGCCGGCGACGGCAAGCACGCCCATCCCACGCAGGCGCTTCTCGACCTGTACACGATGCGCGAGCACTTCGGCAAGCTTGACGGCCTCAAGGTCGCCATCGTGGGCGACCTGCTGCACAGCCGCGTCGTGGGCTCGCTGGCCCCTGCGCTTCGCACGATGGGCGCCAAGGTCACGCTCGTCGGCCCGCCCACGTTCCAGCTTCCCGACCCCGAGGTCTTTGGCGCCGAGGAGACCTACGACTTCGACTCCGTCATCGAGGACGCCGACGTCGTCTACATGCTGCGCGTCCAGCTCGAGCGCATGGAGGGTGCCACCATCCCCTCGAAGCGCGAGTACAACCGCCTCTGGGGCCTCAACGCCGAGCGCCACGCCCGCATGAAGGAGGGCGCGCTCGTCATGCACCCGGGCCCGATGAACCGTGGCATGGAGATTGACTCCATCCCGGCCGACGCCCAGAACTCGTTCGTGACCCGACAGGTCGCCGCGGGCCTCTACACCCGCATGGCCGAAATGTACCTGCTGCTTGGAGGAGAAGAGAATGCTGCTGATTAA